The genomic interval CTGAAATCCTCAGTGTCAAAGACATTCCTGGGAGAAAGCTCTACTATGTCCACTATATTGACTGTGAGTAGCAACCATTTGAATACAATAACTTATACTTCCCTCGCAAatacagttttatttatttataatataatagatTCTTGTTTGAGACAAGTTTTTGTTCAGCCTTTTTGCTAAATgcaattaataatataatttatttacctAATTTGTCTTATTTTTTGAAAAGTCAATAAGCGACTGGACGAATGGGTTACTCCAGACCGGTTGGACTTGAAGAAGCTCCAGTTTCCCAAAAAGGAGGCAAAAACCCCTACGAAGAACGGCCTGCCGGGGTCTCGCCCCAGCTCCCCAGAGAGAGATGTGGTGAGAATGTCATTTCAAATCTGCCTACAGTGTTAGGATTTCTGTGATGAAATGTGACACGCCCCCACCTCAGTGATTGACCTTCATTTTGAAACATTGTGTCACAAGCAGTTGTTTACGTGCCATGTAATCCTTTACCATCCTCTCTTCCTTTCTGTTCAAATTCAGAGGAAGAGTCTAGATCTCAACGTTCAGTCTGCTTCAGCTCCATCAAGAGGCAAAACCCTCCCCACACCGGTACAGACAAACCCGCCCATTTACACAAATAAAACTCAATCTGTTAAGCAATAGCTTTTAACCAATGGGCCGAATTTAGTTCGAATGAGCTCATATCACACTTTCCAACAAGTGTGAGGGATGCAATTTTTGCCTCGACTCAATTTACATTGCCGATTGTCAAGCAGCTTGAACATTATATGTAATGGTAATGATACCACTATTAAAATTTGTCATCagttactcactctcatgttgtttcaaactttcaaaaataagcttttgtgtgtgcatgtacaatgaaagttgatttattattttttattcataggTTTATTTTTGCTTTGCATCTTATAGACAAATTCTTCAAATTAGATCTACCACAGATTAAAGTATTACGTATTTGAAACAACatgcgagtaaatgatgacacaatttAAAATTTGGGGTGATCTGTCATTTAAATAAGATAATATTTTAAACCATTTTGTAAGATATAGTATCTGTTCAATTCATAGcatctgttgttgttgtttttttcttcccctCCTAAAGCAAATCTATTCAGTGTTGTATGTGCACTAATGTTcaaaaattgtcatttttgaagtctgttatgctcaccaaggctgcatttgtttaaacaaaaatacagtaaaaacaacaactgtaatattaggtgtgttcgacatcggctgcggctggatgcatgcgatcggcgagagtagccgagtgcaggcggggaggagctgcaaacggagacgtgaagtcggacactttctgcttcccgtggtgacgcttgagctgtgtttgcaaacttaATCACATctaaagttaaataaatgcaatatttctcaaatacacagatgtttcaaatgatattttcatccaatactttatatactgcttaataaagcatctgtttggacaagattaaaggttcaacatataaaccacactatcaatgaagtggtgtcaacggtttttatcagttttagtttgataaacatgacaatataacgtcgcgactacatgaaaagaggttttactgttataaataaattatttgtgagcattagtgtaacataaggttttagaataaacacgaaacacacgtgttcactgtcatgcggtgaatccggccaatcgtggatcagctgtgtcgtcatcagagctcgagcagcctcctgcagccacccttgagaatctgcggcggctgcatcagccgcctgctctcgaatcgctctcgcggtactttgttgacatacgtcacagtcacgtgccgtcggcgctgtctcaagtcggacaaaatttctaaccggcatgcactgctttaagtcagccgccgatcggtctgcgcatcgctaggggaagtcgaacaagcctattgtgaagtattattacaatttataaaGACTGttttctaatttaattttaatatgctccagtcttcagtgttagatgttccttcagaaatcattctaatatgctgatttgctgcttagTTAGTCTGTTTATACAACATTTGAACGTGCAGCCTCTGAGAGCACAATAGGCTTCTTAGaacaataatacaaaaaatatttcaagAATTGTACTAGTAAATATGCAAGCATTTTCCATATTTATCATATACTCTCATCAAGCATTACCTACATACTCATTACTTCTGTAATCTCTCTTTTAGATCATGAGGTAAGTGACTGAAGTTCACTCGGTAATTCTTCTTCTTCAGCGATTAGTGGTGATTATTGTTATTAGTACTTAGGGTTCGAGGTTTGCTCAAATCTGTAAACCTAATTATGAGTAACAgttggtgaaaaaaaaaatcccatcaaGTCCACACTAAAGGAGAGACTCAAGCCATATCCAGGGACGCTGTATTGGATTTTGTTTTGACGGTTGTTGTAAGAGAAGTCACACCACAGGAGTGTGCAACAAATCTTCTGTCACTGCAAAATTTCGCCTGAGCTAAAAATGTATCGCAACGTCATTAATCAGCTGTTGGTGAACATGTGAACAATGATCAAATACTTAGCATAGAATCCCAGGAATCTTTAAGGATTCACAAAATTTGCCTGACGTCCAAATCATGACCAAATCGTACAGCGTGAACTCGAAATAATGATGCATTCAAGTACTGGGAAGTTTGTCTTTATGAGTTGGGAAGTTGTTTACATTGTCAGGTGTACTTTCGTCAGAGCAAGATTGCAGAGTacctggggcctattgcacaaaactaggataagggattaggctgggatattttggcgatcttgtcatctgtatgcaaaatttagtaaaCTGCTGTcgtgtaaacataccctgaaggcacactcaccaagaacgataacgaaagattactgtatattagcggataaattgagccaggatcatctatcccagcttaatcccttatcctatttttgtgcaataggcccctgctCTTATTTAACtacacaaaaatacagtaagGTATTTAAACCACTTATagaaaatgaacaaaagtgttttttgctcTTTTATGTCAACTAATTTATGAAGCCACTGTAAACTTTGTTACATACATTGTTATTTTAATGCTATCATATTTTGTGCTGGCAATTAGCTTATGTTCAAATAAAACGAGCCTGACAATGTCACTGTACCTATAACTGTTGTGtttgtaacagaggccagctagtagtagttgctgtgcgagtaaaacctcactcctctgacctcaagagatgctctagcgactgatgctagaggttgcagcctttagcgttcttgttagagcgtccgactcccatgccggcggacccgggttcgagtcccggtccgagcagtaggggttacattggtgccgtgacccggatgggagtgaggtttaggggggtgagtgtaacagaggccagctagtagtagttgctgtgcgagtaaaacctcactcctctgacctcaagagatgctctagcgactgacgctagaggttgcagcctttagcgttcttgttagagcgtccgactcccatgccggcggacccgggttcgagtcccggtccgagcAGTAGGGGTTACATGTTATCCACCTTGTTTCTCACTCACACGCCCCAAACTCATAAAGATCGGTGCTCAAAGAAAATCCAGAGCTTCCCACTGGTATTTACAGCTTTGTGGTGGTGTTTATGTGTGTTCAACTCATAAATACAACCTCTCAGACATGTCTGGAAatttcctacttcccacttctgaagtcgtgattatgaGCTTGTCAGAAATAATAGGAATCGTTCAGGACACCATGTATAGTCTTGCCTATTTCTTGAGGGAATTTTATTAAAGCCGAAAATTAATTTAGGATAtttaattttgaataaaatgtGTCCCATTCGTTGACAACAATGAACATACACATTCAGTGTGTACCTAGATAGTCAGCCTGTTGAAAAATGTGTAATTTCAATCAAGTACATGCTATTTTCACTGCATATGAAACatacaatatgcttcaaatggtcattcatatgtaaatatgGAGTAATGGAAACGACAAGGCGATGTAGCTGTTGTGGAATAAAACTACTGAAGAAAAACAGTCACATCTGCCATGTTTAAACTGTTTTCTATACCCAACTTGGAAATTTAGGTATACAAATTGTCGGATTTTCTCACATAGTAAATATAAGTTGAGAGGGCGTTCATGTCCAAATTCTATTTTTCGTATTTATGATAATTCtgatagcatgtgaaggcagcataaatgTGTCAGATAagagagacatacaaaatgtgtagAGCAGTGGGTTTCCAGGAACAGAGTTGAAAACCACTGATCTAGAATAACGTAGCTAACATAGTGACCTGCCAACTATCTACAGCACCCCAGAAAAACACCCTTTTTTCcgattttagttattttaagaATTGTGTGCTTTATTTTCTTTGCAGTGAAAAAGTGATTTGTCTTTCTGATTGCTCTTTCAGAAGAGAAAAGCAGAATCTGTGTCTTTGGCAACTCAAGTTGCTGCAGCGATTCCAGTGCCTTCACTTCCCAGTTCTGCAGAGGCAAGTCAGGCCTCGGTCTATCCAGCCATGAGGGACTCCTCCTTCAGCATTAAATCCAGAGAAGAACATGAGCCACTCGCCACTCTCACCAcggtaaaacaaacaaaacaacttttttgTTGTACATTGTAAATGTTAATATCTAaccatttttttcttaatttgaagaaaaaaacaaaaaacacattgcCTGTTATATATGACCCCAACCCCCATTCATTTTAATTGGAAGTCCTAGGTGTGTGTATACATTCTGCACTGGGGATAGTCTTTTGTCACATgcctttgtttgtttgtgtgtctaTTTGTTTTTGGATTGTGCCCCCTCCCCCATTTCCTGTTCATTTCTATGGCTATCAAATTGACCCAAgagggaaggatttgttactATTTTTATTACAACTGCACAAACTCATTGAATCAGTGAATGTTTTGTGTGTTCCCAATACAAGTTTGGCAAAATTCCACTTAAAAGTGGaaagaaaagtcaaaattacCTGAGAAGcttggattctgattggctgctctTCAGGAGACTGCGCAATTTATGCACCGTGGCTATCAGAAAGGCCAAAGCTGACCACTTTCTTATAGATACTTCCAATAATTTAAATAACCCCTTAAAATTCTGGAAGACGATCAAATCCTTAGCTGGAAACAAAACAGGCATTGAGCTGCCACCATGTATTCTTAAGGACTCACATAAATTATCCGATAAGGCTGAGATGCTTGACTGTTTTAATGAGCATTTCATTGCCTCTGGTTCATTATTTGATTCACTCAACATTTCACATCAGAATCATCCTAAAGGAAATTCTCATGGTCATTCTGGAGTCAGTCATTCTTTTAGTTTTAAGCCATTTTCAGTTTCGGAAGTACATAGAGCAATCACACTTTTAGACATTAGAAAATCGCCTGGTCCTGATAACTTGGAGCCTTATTTTCTACAGTTAGCATCTGATTTTATTGCACCGCCTTTGACTTATCTTTTTAATCTTTCTCTGGACACGAATGAAATTCCACTTATATGGAAATCTGCATTTGTACTTCCTCTGTTAAAAGGAGGCGATCCGACTGATTTAAATAATTACAGACCCATCTCGAAACTGTCTGTTCTGGCCAAGGTTATGGAAACTCTGGTAAACGAACaattgaaagagtttctaaCTATTAACAATATTCTGTCTAATTTTCAATCAGGTTTTCGTCAAAAACACAGCACAATTACAGCAGCCCTAAAAGTAGTAAATGATTTTATTGACTGTTTagataaaaaacaacattgtgCAGCCCTTTTCATTGACCTATCGAAGGCTTTTGATACTGTGGATCATGCAATATTAAAACAAAGACTCCTCAGTGTCGGGTTGTCAGGAAAAACTGTTTGCTGGTTTGAAAACTATCTATCTGGTAGATCCCAGTGTGTACAGGTAGATGGTTTAACCTCCAGCCCTCTTAGTATAACCAAGGGTGTGCCCCAGGGGTCAGTGCTGGGaccacttttatttattttatatatcaacAATCTGGATCAAAATGTCTCCAACGCAAATTTTCATTTATATGCCGATGATACTGTGATATACTGCTCTGCATCAACTCCAAACCAAGCTCTTTATCGCCTTCAACTTGCTTTTGATACTGTACAACGTACCTTATTCGATTTAAAGCTTGTTTTGAATAacgacaaaacaaaacttatgtTGTTCTCAAATGCAAAATCAAAGTCACAGAACCTTTTACCCATCACTACTTCTCAGGGCTCCGAGATTGAGTCTGTCTCTAAATCCAAGTATCTTGGTATCCTAATTGATGATTCACTCTCTTTTAAACCTCATATTCAACAGTTGGTGAAAAAACTAAAGCTGAAATTgggtttttattttagaaaCAAGTCATGTTTTTCCTTTGAGTCAAAAAGGAGGCTTGTTTCTGCCACTTTCTTGTCAGTGCTGGACTATGGCGATGTTATATACATGAATGCTTCCATCACAAGCTTGAAACTGTTGGATTCTGTTTATCATGGAGCTCTTAGGTTTATCACAAACTTTAGAGCACTTACTCATCACTGTTCTTTGTATGATCGGGTTGGTTGGTCTGCATTGTCCACCCGTAGACTTAATCATTAGTACATTTTTATCTACAAGGCAATTCTTGGTCTGCTTCCCCCATACCTCCAATCTTACATCAAAAAGAAAGGTACAGGAAGATATTGTCTTCGTTCTGAGgacttatttttattatctgTCCCTCAAGTCCGGACAGAATTGGGAAAAGGGGCTTTTAAGTATGCGGCACCCTGCACTTGGAATCAGCTGCAAAATGTGCTGAATCTTAAGGAGCCGGTTTCATTGGTTGCTTTTAAAtcacttttaaaaaacatggaaGCTACACATACTGGCTGTAGATGTTATGACTGACCCAATTATGACGGAAGATCATTGCCGTTGTTTATCGTTTGCGATAATATGTGAAATTCTGATTTCTTATgactttataattatttattacttgtACAAATTGTTATATGTTGATGTCATATGTTATATGTTTTTATGTCTGAAACCTTGTTAAATGTGCTGCTGCCTCTCTTGGCCAGGACACTCTTGGAAAAGagatttttaatctcaatgagtcttttctggttaaataaaggtataaTAAAAAAGAAGAGCTAGcggctatttatttattaaaatacaagGACCTGTTGatcttaaatatttaaaaaaaaaaaactgatttaatttggactttttttccctttgtttttttctcttgaaGAATGGCACAGCACGTCGTCTTATTCCTTCTCAGCCAGGGAGAAAAAGGAAAAATTGTGGAGGAACCGATGAGGTAGTATCTGCAACTCGATTTACAGATGATTTTTAATGCTAAATGATGCAAATTTTGTAATGTCTATCGAATCATTAAATGGCTGAATCCCATGTTTTGATTATCACTCATTTTTAATACATTCTTACAATCAAATATCACACATTTCATTATTTGCCTAGAAGTGGCTGGCATAAAGTGGGTTTAGCATAAATCTGTTTAATGGGGGTGTGTGCATCTTTAATTGCCGGTATACaagtaaatatatcaaaatatataatatatataaaaaaaaagtgatgtaAAAAACAGTGAACGTGAGGTTTTGCTTCTTTTATTCTTTCTACTCAGCGTTTAAAACGCTACATTTCTGGGctgttaaaacatttaaaacatgaaGCTGTAAATCCCATCGTCGCTCAATCATCATATGTTTTGTTTTCCCTACTCATAATTCAGATTTTTTGCTGTCACCTTTTTTCCTCCACTCTCAAGTAAAATGTCCCAAAGCTTTGCATCCACTTGTGTTTTTCTGTTAGATGGTAAAGGTGTTCCAGAATAACAACCCTCGCTGCTCCACCGTCTATTTGCCACCAGGAGAGGTCCGGGTCCTTTACTTCCCATTGCCTTGATTGTGTGTCTGTTAAAGTGGAGGCATTTAGGAGAGgctttttagagaaaagtatgaaactcaaactacagaaatttagcTAAAAAGCCATTGGGTCTCATAAATGCAAGAGTCAGTTGTACTATGGAAGATTACAgtatttaattttctttttcagGTAATTGggtaataataaataagtatCTTCTGATATTTACAGGAGAGAGAGCAAGATTGCCCTAGAGATATGATAAAGAtcagagataaaaaaaaaattaatgcaCAGGACATCCGCTTTTGTCATTCACTGCTGTTAGATGCCGTCCCAGCATCTCTCTAACTCCACTATCTGCTCTCAGGATTCCCAGGACAGTTCGGATGGTATTCCCTCTGCCCCTCGCATGACTGGTAGTTTGGTGTCGGACCGCAGTCACGATGACATCGTCACACGAATGAAAAACATAGACTGTATTGAGCTGGGCCGGCACAGGCTAAAGCCGTGGTACTTTTCTCCATACCCACAGGAGCTCACCGCCCTCCCCATCCTCTACCTTTGTGAATTTTGTCTTAAGTACCTCAAGAGCCTCAAGTGTCTCCAGAGGCATCTGGTAAGAGCTTAAGGACTGTATTGTTTATTCCCTCTCACCGCATCATATGATGGCATGTTTCCATCTCCGTAAAGCTGCACCAAAACAACATACACTACTTTTTAAaagttcagtaaaaaaaaaacaaaaaaaacttttatacaGCAAGactgcattaaattgatcaaaagtgattaagacatttataaagtcTTATATATTTCTatgtcaaataaatgtttttctattGAACTTTACattaatcaaataatcctgcaaaaatgtatcaaagtttccataaaatatgaagcagcacaactgttttcaacattgataatgtttcttgagcaccataTCAGCATATTGGAATGACACTGAAGaatggaggaatgatgctgaaaattcagctttgcatcacaggaataaattactttttaaaatatattcaaaaagaaaacgctattttaatttgtaatatttcagatttgttcattatttttgatcaagtaaatgcagccttgatgagcaaaAGAAA from Pseudorasbora parva isolate DD20220531a chromosome 3, ASM2467924v1, whole genome shotgun sequence carries:
- the kat5b gene encoding histone acetyltransferase KAT5b isoform X1, yielding MADSSVEIVEGCRLPVLRKNQENEDEWPLAEILSVKDIPGRKLYYVHYIDFNKRLDEWVTPDRLDLKKLQFPKKEAKTPTKNGLPGSRPSSPERDVRKSLDLNVQSASAPSRGKTLPTPKRKAESVSLATQVAAAIPVPSLPSSAEASQASVYPAMRDSSFSIKSREEHEPLATLTTNGTARRLIPSQPGRKRKNCGGTDEMVKVFQNNNPRCSTVYLPPGEDSQDSSDGIPSAPRMTGSLVSDRSHDDIVTRMKNIDCIELGRHRLKPWYFSPYPQELTALPILYLCEFCLKYLKSLKCLQRHLTKCNLRHPPGNEIYRKGTISFFEIDGRKNKTYSQNLCLLAKCFLDHKTLYYDTDPFLFYVMTEYDSKGFHIVGYFSKEKESTEDYNVACILTLPPYQRRGYGKLLIEFSYELSKVEGKTGTPEKPLSDLGLLSYRSYWSQTILEILMNLKSENGERPQITINEISEITSVKKEDVISTLQYLNLINYYKGQYILTLSEDIVEGHERAMQKRHLRIDSKCLHFTPKDWSKRGKW